In Leclercia pneumoniae, the genomic window CCCAGGTCGGAATGGTGGTGATGGTATTATCAAAATTGCGTACTTTTACGGTGGTCAGCCCAATGTCGGTGACCGTGCCATTCGCGCCATATTTCGGCATCTCCAGCCAGTCGCCCAGCTTAAGCATGTCATTGGCAGAGAGCTGGATCCCGGCGACCAGCCCCAGAATCGGATCTTTAAAGACCAACATCAGCACGGCGGCCATCGCGCCCAGACCGCTTATCAGAATCGCGGGGGACTGACCAATCAGCAGCGAGATAATTAAGATCCCCACCAGGATTGCGCTCACTAACTTAATACCCTGGAAGATCCCTTTCAGCGGCAGTTGCGAGGCGGTCGCCAGCTTTTGCGACAGGTTGAAAATCACATCCAGCAGGGAGAAGAAGGCGAGCAGGGCGTATACCATCACCCACAGTTTTGCGCAGGTGGTGAGTATTTCAGCCGCTTCGCTGCCACGCTGCAGCCATAACACCGCCTGCACATTGACGATAATCCCCTGCAGGGTAAAGGCTAAGCGGTGAAATAATTTATTCTGGGTAATAATCTGCAGCCATAAATGGCTGCTGGCCTGCGCCCGTTTTTCGAAAATGCGCAGCACCAGCTTATGTAAAATAAGATGAATAATGAGGGCGGTAAGAAAAATAATGCCAAAAATAATCACCAGCGAGGTGGTGTGATTAATTTCAATGCCTAACTCTTCGACCTGAGCAATGAATTCCTGCATAACGTCTCCTGTATTGATGCGGCTACATGATGACGGCTGCGAATTTATTATGCAAACCGCGACGTTATGCAGGACAGGGTTATTTCACTGCGGTGCAGCCCGCCGGGACTGCCGCACTCAGGCGATGGCGCAGGCGGAGCGTGGCCGCGGCAAGTATCCCCATCATGGCCGTTTCCACCACCAGGAAGACGTTAATTGCCCTGGCATAATCGCCCCCGTGCGTCTGCAGCGCGTGCAACAGGATCGCGCCAAATATAGCGGGGCCCAGCCCCAGCGCGGCCTGTTGCAAGGTGCTAAGAATGGCGCTGGCCGCGCCGGCGTCGTCCGGTCCGATATCACGCATCCCCATGCGATAAAAGCTGTTCACAATCAGCGCCTGGCCGTAGCCCACCAGCCCGGTGGCGGGGGCCAGCGTCAGGGCGGTATTGTGCAGCCCCCAGTAACGGAAGGTCGCGATCAGGGCCAGCAGGCCGACCATCTGAATCCCCAGCCCCATCAGCAGAATGGTGCTTGTGCTGTAGCGGGCGATCAGGCGCGGGGCAAACCACGCCGAGACAAAATAGGTCACCCCGAGGGCGATAAAGCTGTTGCCCGACTGCCAGGGCGCCATCCCCAGCCCGGTCTGCATGGTCAGCGCCATGCAGAACATAAATCCGGACCAGACGCTGAAAAACAGCATCGCAATCAGTACACCAAAACGGATACTGTGAAGCTGCATCAGGCGCGGGGGGATGAGCGGATGCGCCTGATCACGCTCTTTTTTCCGGGCGCTGATAATCATCAGCCCTGCCAGCGGGATGATGGCGATAAGCGCGGCCTTAAGCGGCCATGCCCAGTGCCACTGAGGGCCGAGCGCCATCGGGAACAGCAGGCAACAGAGGATCGCGGCCAGCAACACCGTCCCTTGCCAGTCGATGCGCGACGGGGTATCACGATGCGTCTCCGGAATGTACTGACGGCTTAATGTCAGCACCAGCAGGCAGATGGGCACGTTGATAAAGAAGGCATTACGCCAACCCAGCCCGGCAATATCTGCCGATACCAGCCAGCCGCCGCCCATCTGGCCGACAATAAAAGCAATCCCCCCAATGCCGCCAAACAGGCTAATGGCCTTCGCGTGGGCGCTGCCTTTTAGCGTGACGTGCAGGGTGGCCAGGATCTGCGGCATGATCAGCGCCGCGCCAGCGCCCTGCACCACCCGGGCGGCCAGCAGTTGCGACACGCTGCCTGCCATACCGCATAGCAGTGAAGCCAGGCCGAATATCGCCACCCCGGTCATAAACAGACGACGGCGACCAAGGTTATCCCCCAGTTTGCTACCGAGCGCCAGGCAGACGGCGAAAGCGACCCCATACAGGGCGACGATTAACTCCAGTTCGGTCGCGCTGGCGTGCAGCGAATGCGTGATGGAGTCTAGCGCGACGTTCGTGATCGAGGTGTCAATCAGCGGCAACATCTGGCCGGTGAGCAGTAAAATGAGGCCGGCGCGCCCCGGTGAAACGGCAGAGGTTTTCATGGTAACTCCATTGCATGTAACAGCTGAGGGACGTAGCATCAACGATCTGATAAACGGGTACCAGTTCCTGCTTATACTGGTACTGGCACTACCACGCAGGAGTGATGTATGGCGTTGATAGCAGACCCCCTTCCTTCGTTACAGGAAGAGAACCGTAAACAGCTCGGCGCGTTTTTACGTTCCCGCCGCGAAAGCCTTGATCCGCAGCGGCTGGGGCTGCCGCGCAGTGGCCGCCGGCGTACCCCAGGGCTACGCCGGGAAGAGGTGGCGATGCTGGCAGATGTGGGCGTGACCTGGTACACCTGGCTGGAGCAGGGCAGGGACGTCAACCCCTCAGGCGTGGTGATGGCGGCGGTGGCAAAGGCGCTGCAATGTACCCCTACCGAGACGCGTCATCTGTTTGTGCTGGCCGGGCTGCCGCCGGGAGAAGCGCCGCAAACGCTGCCGTGCGAGGGGATAAGCGAGGGCACACGGCGCCTGCTGGATACCCTGATGCCGAAACCGGCCAGCATCCAGAAACCGAACTTTGACATCGTGGCCTGGAACGACAGTTTTGGGCATCTGATGGGGGTGGATTTCAATACTATCCCGCCGGAGGATCGCAACTGTATTTACCTCTACCTGACCCATCCCACATGGCAGGCCCGCCTCGGCAGGCGTGATGACGTGCTGGCGATTTTTGTCTCTTATTTCCGTGCCGCGATGGCCGAGCATCGCGGCGATCCCGCCTGGGAAGCTCAGCTGGCGCGCTTTTTTGCGGTCTCGGCGGAGTTCGAAGCCTTGTGGCACCAGCGCTACGACGTGCGTGGCGTAGAAAACCAGTTGAAGCTGTTTTCCCATCCGGAGCTGGGTGATTTTCATCTGCAGCAGATGTACTGGTACTCAGCGCCGCGAAACGGATCCCGGCTGCTGGTCTATCTGCCGGTGGATGAGCAGGGTGAGCATGCACTAACGTGGCTGGCTCAACAGGCTGTTATACTCAGTTAACTCTATCGGCTTCAGGGATTGAACATGCAGGTAACGCGTAAACAAGAGCGTCTGCTACGCCGGGCGCTGGCCCAGTGGGAGCAGGAAGGGGCGCTCAGCGCCAGCGATCATCAGCGGCTGGCTGCAACCTTAAAACGTACCGTGCTGGACTGGCAGCGGTTGAGCCGCTACGCCATCTGGACGGCGCTGGCCTGCGCAATTATCGCCCTCGGCAGCCTGTTTGCCGACAGCGAACTGATGGCCTGGATAATCGATTTTCTCTCCTTCTCCTCGTTGGCCCGCATCGGCCTGCCGGCCGCGCTGGCGGTAGGGTTTTACCTGTGGGGGTTTGCCCGCCAGCGACACGAAACCCGGTGGCACTACACCACTGAAGGTCTGCTTTTTCTGGGCGTGCTTTTTACGGCAATCGCCCTCTGGCAACTGGGCGAACGGCTGGATAACGGCAGCGGGCATCTTGCCCCCCTCTTCCTGGTGGAGTGTGCGGTCTATGGGCTGGTGGGCTTTTTCGGGCGTTCCGGGCTGGTGTGGCTCTTCTTTTTGCTGTCGCTGGGTAACTGGTTTGGCGCCGAGACGGGGTATGTATCCGGCTGGGGAGCTTACTGGCTGGGCATGAACTACCCGGTGCGGTTTATCTTCTTCGGTGGGGCATTACTGGCGCTCTGCTGGCTGCTGCGTAAGCCCCTTATCCAGCGTCATCTCTACACCACCAGTAAGGCGATGGGGCTGCATATCTCTTCGTCGCGCTGTGGATCATGTCGATTTTCGGTAATTACGATATCGATAACTGGTATGGCGTGACACGCGCGGCGTTACTCCCCTGGGCGTTACTCTTTGCCGTGGCCGCGGTGGTCGCTATTTACATCAGTCTAAAAACCGACGACGGCATGCTACGCGGATTCGGCCTGACCTTCCTCGCGATTAACCTCTACACCCGCTATTTCGAATACTTCTGGGACGGCATGCACAAGGTGCTGTTCTTCCTGATTCTGGCGGTGTCGTTGGCGATGCTGGGGCGTTATGCGGAGAGGATTTGGCACGCCACCGAACCCGGTAACTAATTTTTTGCGAGTCGCTTTCCGGGAATCAATGCGAGTTGAGGTGGCGCGGTAAAAATTGCGTATTGTTCATTGCGTTAACAAAATAACTCACTGAACTTCCGTCATTTCGATGGAAAGTAAAGTGGCCTATAATGACGAAATGAGCAACAACCCCCATGTCGCCACTGATGATTGAATCTGCTGAATTCAGCCAGAAGCTGGGGCTTATCGCCCGTAATATCGAACATACGGAAGCCTTTCTGGCCCGCGGTACCGCAGCCTTCGCGCTGCCGGGTTTTGTCCTGCCTGTCGGCTATCGCCTCTTAAAATCCCTTTATGGGGACGAATACCGGATAGTGACAACGGATGAGGGGCAGCCCTATACGGCCTATGCCGTTAAGTTGCAATTTCAAAATGAGATCACTTTTCCCCACGGGGCAGCCACTCAGGTTATGGTCTGGCGTACCCCGCGTACGGTTCATCAGCCTGTCATTAGCGGGTTTCCGCAGCTTTTTTTCCAGTGGCTCTTAAATGAGTACGACATTGTGGTATCAGACAGCGAACAGACCGGCGATGGCCAGCGTTTTTGGTTGAGGATGATCGACTGGGCGTACAGCATGCAGTATCAGATTAGCGTAGCAGACGGCACAGTCGGGGAGGTCTGGCAATTAACGCCCGTAGCATCTTACGCTGAACTGGAGGCGCGGTGGATTACCTTTGCATGGGGTGACGATAAAAATGTGCATCCACATCGCAGGCTGGTGATCAGTAAGGTAAAATTGTAACGGGCCGCAGAGTGCGGCCCGTTTGCTTTTAGCACTCGGTCACGATAGTGCTTAACGGCAGGCGAGATTTCGGCAGGGAGGCGTTGAAATCTTCCACGCTGTGATAGCCCACCGGCACCACTACGACGCTGGTGAAGCCCTGCGCTTTCAGGCCAAACTCTTCGTCCAGTACCGCGGCATCAAAGCCTTCGATTGGCACGGCGTCCAGTCCGAGCGCCGCCACGCCCAACAGGAAGTTACCCACGTTCAGGTAGACTTGTTTCTCCATCCAGTGGTTGTCATCTTTCAGATCTTTGCGGTGCATATCGGCAAAGAAGGTGCGGCCTTTATGGTTGGCGGCTTTGGCCTCTGGGGTGGCGAAGCGGCCATCGGCCTCTTCCTGGTTTACTACGCGCTCCAGCCAGGCGTCGTCCATCGCAGTTTTGGCGCAGAACACCACCACCAGCGACGCGTCCAGCATTTTGCGTTCGTTAAAAACAAAACCGCCCGCGGCCGATTTTGCCACGCGGGCTTTGCCCTCTGGCGTACGGGCAACGATAAAGTGCCACGGCTGGGAATTGGTGCTGGACGGGCTGTACTGCAGCAAGGTTTTCACCTTCTCTACCTGCTCGTCTGTCAGGGTTTTGCTCGGGTCAAAGGCTTTGGTGGAGTGGCGTTTCAAAGCAACAGAAATAATATCCATAACAGCTCCTGGTGAATAAGATCCGCCCCTCAGCGAGGCGTAAGCTGAGCAGATTACCAGGGGAAACGTGAAATGATAAGTGCGTTAAATGCGCTTAAACTGTTCGCCTGAGGCGAACAATCACTGAGGGCGAATACGCTTCTGGTCACGTTTGGGCAGTTTATCCACGACCAGATGCCAGGAGTCCAGCACCAGATCGGTAACCAGCTCAGGGGTAATATCATCGCCGGCATAGAGGGAGATCCAGTGTTTTTTATTCAGGTGATACCCCGGCTCCAGGCTGCGGTAGATGGCCTGGTTGAGCAGGGATTTTTCTGGATCGGCTTTCAGGCTCACGTGCGCCCGCCCGCGCGCCACGCCCATCAGCATAAATATTTTCCCGCCCACCTTAAAAACATCATACTCCGGGCCAAACGGCCAGCAATGTTCCGTAAAGGGGAGCTCCAGCGCCACTTTTTTGGCCTGCTCCTGCAAGGTACGACTATCCATTGTCCTCCTCCGAGGCGAGGCCGCGCCACATCACCTCAAAGCCCAGCGATTTAAATTCCACGGCGCGAGAGGGATCGCGGGTGGCAAATTCCATCGTGGTCTCGGCCAGGGATAAGAAAATGGCATCGCCAAAGGTGCGGAACTCGTCGGACATAAAGACCTGGCGGATAGAGCGGCGGCAAAGCTCATGCAGCTCCGGGAACATCTCTTTTACTGCCTGCTCGGTCTCATTGTTGATTTTCTCGCTGACGCCCAGCTGGCGAATGGCCGCGTGGGAGACCGGATTGCGAATACCCCATTCAACGTAGCTGTTCCAGATATTACGCGTATATTCTTTTGGTAGCGTGATGGTGCGATCAAGGTTCGCCAGCATCGACTGGCAGAGATCCTGCTTCAGGTGCAGATAGAGGGCATTCAGCAGATCGTCTTTGGTAGCAAAGTAGCGAAACAGAGTCCCTTCAGCGACCCCCGCGTTACGGGCAATTAATGCCGTCGAGGCGGCAATGCCAGACTGGGCAAATGCAGCCGTTGCCGCCTCCAGTAACGCCAGTTTCTTATCTTCGCTTTTCGGACGTGCCACTAAATATCCTCCCGTGTCAATTGTAAAAAAGCGTATTGAAGCATGCGTTTCATATGGCTGCAACGCGGAATGTCAAAGATTGAAAACGTCTTGACGACATTCTATTCACTCCTATAATGAGTGCTTACTCTCTCATAATCAAGTTTTGCCCGCGCATACCATCGGATGGAGCGCGAAATCGGGTCGGGATATGAAGAAACCTCTCATTGTAAGCGTGGTGTTGGTCATGATTCTTGCGTCAGCGGCGAGTTTGCCTTTTGTCTTCAATGCGGGTTTTGGACAACCGCCTCAGGGCGCACAGCTAAGCGAAGTGGAGGCCTCTCCTCACTACCGCGACGGCCAGTTCCACAACACCCTGCCAACGCCGGGCTATACCGGTCAGAAAAATATGCTGGCGGCATGGTGGGGCTTTTTGATGACCAAAACCGAAAATGCGCGTCCGGCGGCACCGCTGCCAATGGTCAACACCGATCTGGCCAGCCTGCCGCTGGAGCAGGAAACCCTGGTCTGGCTGGGTCACTCTTCCTGGTATCTGCAGCTGGCGGGCAAGCGCATCCTGATTGATCCGGTGTTCAGTAACTACGCGGCGCCTTTCTCGTTTCTGAATAAAGCCTTTACCGGGGACTACCCGTGGCGGGCAGAGGCGATGCCGGAGATCGATCTGCTGATCATCTCTCACGATCATTACGATCATCTCGATTACGCCACCATTAAGGCGCTGATGCCAAAGGTGAAGCGTGTCATTACGCCGCTGGGCGTGGGCTCACACCTGCGTTATTGGGGCATGAACCCAGACATTATTGACGAACGCGACTGGAACCAGTCGGTGCCGGTGAGCGATGCACTCACCGTTCACGTTCTGCCCGCTCGCCACTTCTCCGGGCGCGGCCTGAAGCGTAACCAGACATTGTGGGGCAGCTTTATGTTCGTCACCCCGCAGCGCAAGGTTTACTACAGCGGGGACTCTGGCTACGGGCCGCACTTCAGCGCCATTGGCGAGCAGTTTGGCGAGGTGGCACTGGCCATCATGGAAAACGGTCAGTACGACCAGGACTGGAAATACATTCACATGCAGCCGGACGAAACGGCACAGGCCGCGGTGGATATTAAGGCCAAAGCGGTGGTGCCGGGGCATAACGGACGCTTCGTGCTGGCTAAGCACACCTGGGACGACCCGTTGATCCAGCTCACCCGCGCCAGTAAAGATAAAAATTATCGGCTGTTAACGCCAGAACCCGGCGAGCCGGTAGATGTTAGTAGCGCCACGCAGCACTTTCGCGAGTGGTGGAAATAATGTTAACCCGAGGAAGAGAAGGGGAGAGCAGTATGACTATTTCCGCTCAGGTCATTGATACGATTGTCGAGTGGATCGACGACAACCTCCATCAGCCGTTGCGCATTGATGATATCGCCCGTCACGCGGGATATTCGAAATGGCATTTGCAGCGGCTTTTTATGCAGTACAAAGGAGAGAGTCTGGGACGCTATATCCGCGAGCGCAAACTCTTGCTGGCGGCGCGCGATCTGCGCGAGTCAGATGAAAAGGTCTATGACATCTGCCTGCGTTACGGCTTTGATTCCCAGCAGACCTTTACCCGGGTCTTTACCCGCACCTTCAATCAGCCGCCTGGCGCGTATCGCAAAGAGAACCACTATCGGGCGCACTGAAGGTTGACCTCTCCCGCCAGGGGAGAGGGCGACATTCCTCTTACCAACGATAGTTCACGGTGGCGGTCATCGTCCGGCCAATGCCATAGAAGCATGCCGTATCGCTTGCACACGAAGCCACATACCGGGTATCCGCCACGTTATTCACGTTGAACTGCACGCTGGCGCCTTTCAGCGTGCTGTTCAGCTCGCCGAGATCGTAGCTCACCATGGCGTCATACAGATCGACCGAGGGCACCTTGAACGTATTCTTCGCATCGCCGTAGCTGGTGCCGATGTAGCGCATACCCACGCCTGCGGTCAGGCTCTTTAGCGCGCCTCCGGGAATGGTATAGCTGGCAAAGGCAGAGGCCATATGGGCGGGTATACGCGCCGGCGTTTTGCCCTCCGTCCCTGCCACCGTGGTGCTTTTGTTTTCTGCATCCGTCCAGGTATAGGAGCCAATCAGGTTGATGTTCTCCATCAGCGTGGCGTGGATCTCTGCTTCAACCCCTTTCGAGCGAACTTTGCCGGCGTTCTCAAACCAGCCTTCGGCGCTGTTGTACGTTGCGACGTTCTCCTGGGTTAAATCGTACAGCGCCAGGGTCATCAGGGTGGTGTCCACTGGCTGATACTTCAGGCCAATCTCCGTCTGCTCGCCGGTGGTCGGTTTAAAAGGCCCGACGCCCGGCGCGCGGTTGGTTTGCAGGTTCGGTTCGAAGGAGGTGCTGTAGCTAATATAGGGCGACAGGCCAAAATCAAAGGCGTACAGCAGGCCGGTACGCCAGGTGAATTTGCTGTCGTTTTGCTGGGTGACGCTGCTGTCCGTGAAGTCTTTGGTGCGAACTTCGCTCCAGTCGTAGCGCCCGGAAACCAGCCACTCCCAGTTTTTCCAGCTCATTTGATCCTGCAGATAGAGGCCCATCTGGTCGAGATTTTGCTGTTCATCCGTTGCGGTGCTGAACGTGCTTTCATCGACATTCACGCCGTAGACCGGGCGGGTCCAGTCGAGGTCGTACTGCGTGCCGGCGCCGCGCGCCAACAGCTGTTTATCTTTGCTGGCCTTGTAGTCAACGCCACCCAGCAGAATGTGGCTGACTTCGCCAGTATTGGCCAGATACTCCAGCTGATTATCCAGTCCAAACTCGTTGGTGGTGCGCACTTCACGCTGCGCCCGGCGGGTCAGCAGCGTGCTGTTGGCGGCGCTATTGGCATAAACAAGGTAGCGATACTTCTGCTTGATAGTGGCGTAACGCGCGTTCTGGCGGAAGGTCATATTATCGGTGAACTGGTGCTCCAGCTCGTAGCCGATAAGGGTCTGCTCGCGCCAGGACTGGTCGTAACTGGGATCGCTCACGTTAAAATCGTAGGGAATGTACTGGCCGTTAGCGCTCTTTACCGTGCCGTAGGCGGGCAGGAAATTGCGGTAACCTGCATCGGGATCTTTCTGGTAGCTGGTGAGGAGCGTAAAGCGCGTCTGATCGTTTGGATACCAGGTGATCGCCGGGGCTATCGCCATACGCGTCTCTTTATAATCGTCCACCTGGTTATGCTGGGTGCGAGCAATGCCGTTCACACGATACAGTACGCGACCATCGTCGCTAAGCTTGCCGCCGAAATCAAATGCGCCTTCTGCCAGATCATGATTGCCGGTGCGAAACTGCACATTATGAATAGCCTCTGCGGTGGGGCGTTTGCTGGTCATGCTGATTAAACCACCAGGGTTTACCTGACCGAACAGAACGGATGCCGGACCCCGTATCAGCTCCACCCGTTCCAGTAACCATGGATCGATCGTCCCCGTCTGGGAAGAGGCGGTTGCGCCAAAGCTCAGCCCGTCGAGGAACTTTGGCACATAGCTAAAGCCGCGCACAAAGACCTCGTCGTTACGGTTGGATGATCCGCGGTATTCTGTAAAGACCCCGGCGGAGTAGCGCAGCGCCTGCGATACGGAGGTGACATCCTGCATTGCCATCTGGTCGCGGGTGATCACCGAGACCGACTGCGGCGTCTTCAAAATTTCTGCGCTGGTTTTCGTCGCGGAGAGCGTTTTGGTGGCCACAATGCCGGTGACCGGGGCCGTGGGCTCCTGACTCACACCCTGCGTAACCACAAGCGTTTCTTCATTGTTTGCGGCCTGAGCCACCATGCTGACTGTCGCCAGGCTCATAAGCCAGAGGCGCATTACTTTATTCTTTTTAAACATTTTTATTATCTATCCTTGGTTGCTATCGCCATAAAAACACCGGTAAAAACGTTTTAAATGATATTGCAAACAATTACCATTTGCATTAGCGTTACTGACAAATTTTGCGAGGAAAGGGCGTAAATGAAAAGGGTGTGGAGTGGGTTGCTGTTAGGAATAAGTACACTGCCAGCCATGGCGGCGACCTGTGAACACTCTTCCCTTCAGGGGGATGTACAGGGGAAATTTGATGCCAGCGGCGAAGTCTGTTTTACGCTGCCGAAACTGAATGAAAACTATGTCTCGGCCACGCTAAAAGGGGTAACGGACGCCCGCCTGCTGGATGGACAAAATAGCCGGGTTCGCACCCTGATTGAGAATGGCCCGGCGGACGGCGAACACTCGCTACTCTTCGCTTTGCCGGTGCGCCAGAACACCTCCCTGGTGCTGCACGGCGAACCGGGTCAACCCTGGCATTTTCAGTGGCGAATAAGAGAAACCTCCGCATTACCGCGCGTGCAGATGCTTGAGCCTGAAAGTCCGACTCTGAATGCGCTGGCAAAAACGGTTGCTGCTGGTGGGAGTACTGAGGCGTTCTGGCAGGCGCAGCGTCGACAGGGAACGCCGATGGTGGAGCCGGTGGACGCCGACCACAAGCGGGTGACTTTCCTCTGGCGCGGCGCGCGGGAAAACGTCTTCATTCTTGGGTCACCGGCGGGCGACCATGACCCCTTGTTCCGGTTAGGGCAAAGCGACGTCTGGTTTCGTAGCTATGTAGTGCCTTCCGATACCCTGATGCAGTACAAGCTGGCGCCGGATGTGCCGGTTATCACCGGCTCCCCACGCGATCAACGTCGGGCGATCCTGGTCAGCGCACAGGCCGATCCGCTCAACCCCCACACTGCCGTGCAGGGTAAGCAGGATCGCTGGAATCGTTATTCACTGCTTGATCTCAGCCCGACGCGCTACTGTTCCGCGCAGGCCGCCGCCACGCCCATTGTGAATGGCTCGCTTACCCGTCACACCTTTACCAGCACCCAGCTTGGCAACAGCCGCGACGTGTTGCTCTACCGGCCGCGCAGCGCGCAGCCAGCGCGCTGGACGCTCATCCTCTTCGACGGGCAGATCTATCAGCGCGACTATCACGTCGCCAATATCTTCGATAGCTTAATTACGCGGCATGTTCTGCCGCCGATAAATGTGGTCTTTATCGATAGCCTCGATCACGCCCGCCGTAGTCAGGAGTTGCCGCCTAATCCGCGCTTCGCCAATGCCATGGCCCACGAGTTTCTGCCCTGGCTACGGGGTCAGGGCGTGGCTTTACAGCGGCAAAAAACAGTGCTGGCGGGCTCCAGTTACGGTGGCCTTGCCGCCTCGTGGGTGGCTTTACGCTATCCACGCCTGTTTGGCAATGTGCTGAGTTTGTCCGGCTCTTACTGGTGGGCGCCTGAAGGCGAAGAGGCAAGCTGGTTAACACGTCAGTATCAGCATGCCCCGCGCTACCCGATTCGCTTCTGGCTGCAGGCCGGCAGGTTTGAAAGCAGTGGTCCGGATGGCGGTATCTACCGGAATACCCTGGAGTTTGAGCAGGTGCTAAAAGAGAAAGGGTATCGGGTGAGTTTTCACCCGTGGTCCAGCGGTCACGATTACACGGCGTGGTGCGAAGCGCTGGTCCAGGGGATGCGCGATTTCACCGATTTACGACGTCCGTGAGAACCAGCGGCGCCAGATGAAACGCAGGATGAAAAATTCAATGGCGCCCAACAGCAGAAACCACAGGCAGAACAGAATAGTGTAAAGCTGATTCAAATCGACCATATGGAAGGTGGTCATTAGCTTTTGCGCCAGCCACAGACCCAGCGAGGGCGCGGGCAACAGCAGCACGGAGAGAAAGGCCATCAGCAAAATGCCGCCTGCCGTTAACAGCGATTCTAACGGGTGTTTCATAGTAATGTTAATCGTCAGTTAAAAATAGCATTGTCCGGGATAGCGCAACGTAAAGCAATATAAACCTCTGGCCGCGAGGGCGGATAATAATCCGCCGATGTACGCCGGAATTGCATTATTTTAGTGGAGAATATTCAAGTAATCCTTATCCGTGTAAATTAATGTCATCCCACGGAAAATAATTTAACGAAAGTGTAGGTGCTATATCCAATTAACGTGGCGATAAC contains:
- a CDS encoding mechanosensitive ion channel family protein, whose protein sequence is MQEFIAQVEELGIEINHTTSLVIIFGIIFLTALIIHLILHKLVLRIFEKRAQASSHLWLQIITQNKLFHRLAFTLQGIIVNVQAVLWLQRGSEAAEILTTCAKLWVMVYALLAFFSLLDVIFNLSQKLATASQLPLKGIFQGIKLVSAILVGILIISLLIGQSPAILISGLGAMAAVLMLVFKDPILGLVAGIQLSANDMLKLGDWLEMPKYGANGTVTDIGLTTVKVRNFDNTITTIPTWAMVSDAFINWSGMSASGGRRIKRSLNIDTTSIHFLDAGEQQQLIQAKLLKPYMAARHEEITLWNQENGEGESVLNLRKMTNIGTFRAYLNEYLRNHPRIRQDMTLMVRQLAPEANGLPIEIYAFTNTVIWAEYEAIQADIFDHIYAVIEEFGLRIHQAPTGNDIRSLAGALTK
- a CDS encoding MFS transporter, translated to MKTSAVSPGRAGLILLLTGQMLPLIDTSITNVALDSITHSLHASATELELIVALYGVAFAVCLALGSKLGDNLGRRRLFMTGVAIFGLASLLCGMAGSVSQLLAARVVQGAGAALIMPQILATLHVTLKGSAHAKAISLFGGIGGIAFIVGQMGGGWLVSADIAGLGWRNAFFINVPICLLVLTLSRQYIPETHRDTPSRIDWQGTVLLAAILCCLLFPMALGPQWHWAWPLKAALIAIIPLAGLMIISARKKERDQAHPLIPPRLMQLHSIRFGVLIAMLFFSVWSGFMFCMALTMQTGLGMAPWQSGNSFIALGVTYFVSAWFAPRLIARYSTSTILLMGLGIQMVGLLALIATFRYWGLHNTALTLAPATGLVGYGQALIVNSFYRMGMRDIGPDDAGAASAILSTLQQAALGLGPAIFGAILLHALQTHGGDYARAINVFLVVETAMMGILAAATLRLRHRLSAAVPAGCTAVK
- a CDS encoding helix-turn-helix transcriptional regulator; its protein translation is MALIADPLPSLQEENRKQLGAFLRSRRESLDPQRLGLPRSGRRRTPGLRREEVAMLADVGVTWYTWLEQGRDVNPSGVVMAAVAKALQCTPTETRHLFVLAGLPPGEAPQTLPCEGISEGTRRLLDTLMPKPASIQKPNFDIVAWNDSFGHLMGVDFNTIPPEDRNCIYLYLTHPTWQARLGRRDDVLAIFVSYFRAAMAEHRGDPAWEAQLARFFAVSAEFEALWHQRYDVRGVENQLKLFSHPELGDFHLQQMYWYSAPRNGSRLLVYLPVDEQGEHALTWLAQQAVILS
- the nfsB gene encoding oxygen-insensitive NAD(P)H nitroreductase — translated: MDIISVALKRHSTKAFDPSKTLTDEQVEKVKTLLQYSPSSTNSQPWHFIVARTPEGKARVAKSAAGGFVFNERKMLDASLVVVFCAKTAMDDAWLERVVNQEEADGRFATPEAKAANHKGRTFFADMHRKDLKDDNHWMEKQVYLNVGNFLLGVAALGLDAVPIEGFDAAVLDEEFGLKAQGFTSVVVVPVGYHSVEDFNASLPKSRLPLSTIVTEC
- a CDS encoding MmcQ/YjbR family DNA-binding protein is translated as MDSRTLQEQAKKVALELPFTEHCWPFGPEYDVFKVGGKIFMLMGVARGRAHVSLKADPEKSLLNQAIYRSLEPGYHLNKKHWISLYAGDDITPELVTDLVLDSWHLVVDKLPKRDQKRIRPQ
- a CDS encoding TetR/AcrR family transcriptional regulator translates to MARPKSEDKKLALLEAATAAFAQSGIAASTALIARNAGVAEGTLFRYFATKDDLLNALYLHLKQDLCQSMLANLDRTITLPKEYTRNIWNSYVEWGIRNPVSHAAIRQLGVSEKINNETEQAVKEMFPELHELCRRSIRQVFMSDEFRTFGDAIFLSLAETTMEFATRDPSRAVEFKSLGFEVMWRGLASEEDNG
- a CDS encoding MBL fold metallo-hydrolase, yielding MKKPLIVSVVLVMILASAASLPFVFNAGFGQPPQGAQLSEVEASPHYRDGQFHNTLPTPGYTGQKNMLAAWWGFLMTKTENARPAAPLPMVNTDLASLPLEQETLVWLGHSSWYLQLAGKRILIDPVFSNYAAPFSFLNKAFTGDYPWRAEAMPEIDLLIISHDHYDHLDYATIKALMPKVKRVITPLGVGSHLRYWGMNPDIIDERDWNQSVPVSDALTVHVLPARHFSGRGLKRNQTLWGSFMFVTPQRKVYYSGDSGYGPHFSAIGEQFGEVALAIMENGQYDQDWKYIHMQPDETAQAAVDIKAKAVVPGHNGRFVLAKHTWDDPLIQLTRASKDKNYRLLTPEPGEPVDVSSATQHFREWWK
- a CDS encoding RamA family antibiotic efflux transcriptional regulator, giving the protein MTISAQVIDTIVEWIDDNLHQPLRIDDIARHAGYSKWHLQRLFMQYKGESLGRYIRERKLLLAARDLRESDEKVYDICLRYGFDSQQTFTRVFTRTFNQPPGAYRKENHYRAH